The Thermanaerovibrio acidaminovorans DSM 6589 genome contains a region encoding:
- a CDS encoding MogA/MoaB family molybdenum cofactor biosynthesis protein: MTIRVLRLYRGDHGNDLPMIYLHTDNRGKSLCNGDPVSIVYSGPGPLPGGDGGAGLLHLVLSHVQGLTKGRFLASTGGGAILEVRDGSSLEVLFPGFIAVSERCQVWDPIRTAVLTVSDKGSRGEREDTAGPALAERVVRIGAVVEDRDVVPDEVEAIRERILRWSSMGIELVLCTGGTGLSPRDVTPEALLGVADKVVPGFGELMRSRSGHGTPRAFLSRGLGVTVGKTLVLAFPGSRSGALECFEAVEPCVRHGVEILTGKASECGHHHHH; encoded by the coding sequence ATGACGATCAGGGTTCTTAGACTTTACAGAGGCGACCATGGGAACGACCTCCCCATGATCTACCTTCACACGGACAATCGGGGCAAGAGCCTGTGCAACGGGGATCCGGTTAGCATCGTCTACTCTGGCCCGGGGCCCTTGCCCGGTGGGGATGGAGGTGCGGGGTTGCTCCACCTGGTCCTATCGCATGTCCAGGGCCTAACAAAGGGGCGGTTTCTAGCCTCCACCGGTGGGGGAGCCATCCTCGAGGTTAGGGACGGTTCATCCCTGGAGGTCCTGTTCCCTGGGTTCATCGCCGTATCCGAGAGATGTCAGGTCTGGGACCCCATAAGGACCGCGGTGTTGACCGTCAGCGACAAGGGGTCCAGGGGGGAGCGGGAGGACACCGCAGGTCCCGCGTTGGCGGAGCGGGTGGTTCGAATAGGCGCGGTGGTGGAGGATCGGGACGTGGTGCCCGACGAGGTGGAGGCCATAAGGGAGAGGATACTCCGCTGGTCATCCATGGGCATCGAGCTGGTGCTTTGCACCGGCGGCACCGGCCTTTCTCCCCGGGACGTGACCCCCGAGGCCCTGTTGGGGGTGGCGGACAAGGTTGTGCCCGGTTTCGGAGAGCTCATGAGGTCCAGGAGCGGACACGGGACCCCCAGGGCCTTCCTGTCCAGGGGACTAGGGGTGACGGTGGGCAAGACGCTGGTGCTGGCCTTCCCGGGCAGCAGGTCCGGTGCCCTTGAGTGTTTCGAGGCGGTGGAGCCCTGCGTTAGGCATGGGGTGGAGATCCTGACCGGTAAGGCCAGCGAGTGCGGCCATCACCATCATCATTAG
- the moaC gene encoding cyclic pyranopterin monophosphate synthase MoaC, whose amino-acid sequence MSSFTHLDEEGRPRMVDVGGKAPTQRTAWAEARVKLTPHILDALLEGGVPKGEPFSVAELAGIMGAKQTFSLIPLCHPIKISSVSIRCQLDRDAMEVVIWGQVSALDVTGVEMEALTAVSVAALAFYDMCKALDKGMEIRSVRLLRKTGGKSGQWLAPGVNLEELGDRP is encoded by the coding sequence ATGAGCTCTTTTACCCACCTTGACGAGGAAGGTCGCCCCAGGATGGTTGACGTTGGGGGCAAGGCGCCGACCCAGAGGACCGCCTGGGCGGAGGCGAGGGTCAAGCTGACTCCCCACATCCTGGATGCGCTACTGGAGGGAGGGGTGCCCAAGGGGGAGCCCTTCTCGGTGGCGGAGCTGGCGGGGATAATGGGGGCCAAGCAGACCTTCAGCCTGATCCCCCTCTGCCATCCCATAAAGATATCCTCCGTGTCGATCCGGTGCCAACTGGATCGGGACGCCATGGAGGTGGTCATATGGGGGCAGGTCTCCGCCCTGGACGTGACCGGGGTCGAGATGGAGGCCTTGACGGCGGTTAGCGTGGCCGCCCTGGCCTTCTACGACATGTGCAAGGCGTTGGACAAGGGGATGGAGATAAGGTCCGTAAGGCTTTTGAGGAAGACCGGGGGAAAGAGCGGCCAGTGGTTGGCCCCCGGGGTGAATCTGGAGGAGCTGGGGGATAGACCATGA
- the rapZ gene encoding RNase adapter RapZ: MASTVKRLIILTGLSGSGKSTALRILEDQGFYPIDNLPPALLPQLLLVLSGHPGATSSGVVAVMDVRGRHLLNDLERVLASIRGAGTPVQLIFLDASDRDISSRFELTKRAHPMAQGDDTLDGIREERAMLAPLRGIADVVIDTSGMNHHQLRRILLEELLGGDGFKLVISSFGFKYGLPQDSDIIWDVRFLPNPNYVPHLKELTGMDQGIVSYFDPVPEFHQFVSSMAQMLARFVPFYERSGKLHLRVSIGCTGGRHRSVAVAEAVARSLIDLGVKCDVVHRDVDKGSLD, translated from the coding sequence TTGGCTAGCACAGTTAAACGGTTGATCATCCTGACAGGTCTATCCGGCAGCGGCAAGAGCACCGCCTTGAGGATCCTGGAGGATCAGGGGTTTTACCCCATAGACAACCTGCCTCCCGCGCTGCTTCCCCAACTACTGTTGGTGCTCAGTGGCCATCCGGGGGCCACCTCATCCGGGGTGGTGGCGGTGATGGACGTGAGGGGGCGCCATCTCCTCAACGACCTGGAGAGGGTCCTGGCCTCCATAAGGGGGGCGGGCACGCCGGTTCAGCTCATCTTCCTGGATGCGTCGGACCGAGACATAAGCTCCAGGTTCGAGCTCACCAAGAGGGCCCACCCGATGGCCCAGGGAGATGACACCCTGGACGGCATAAGGGAGGAGAGGGCCATGCTGGCCCCCCTTAGGGGCATAGCGGACGTGGTGATAGACACCAGCGGGATGAACCACCATCAGCTACGACGAATCCTCCTGGAGGAGCTACTGGGGGGGGATGGATTCAAGCTGGTGATCTCCTCCTTCGGGTTCAAATACGGGTTGCCCCAGGACTCGGATATCATTTGGGACGTCCGGTTCCTGCCCAACCCTAACTACGTGCCGCACCTCAAAGAGCTTACCGGCATGGATCAGGGCATAGTTTCCTACTTCGACCCGGTGCCGGAATTTCACCAGTTCGTGTCCTCCATGGCCCAGATGTTGGCCCGTTTCGTGCCCTTCTACGAGAGGTCCGGCAAGCTTCACCTTAGAGTCTCCATCGGGTGCACCGGAGGCAGGCACCGGTCCGTGGCGGTGGCGGAGGCGGTGGCCCGGTCCTTGATCGACCTGGGTGTAAAGTGTGACGTGGTCCACCGGGACGTGGACAAGGGAAGCCTGGACTGA